The DNA sequence ACATTGTGAGCAGGTCACTGCAAGAAATCCTTTCTCTCTACTCATCCCTGCTATGcacatctggagagctgcaAGCATTGCTCCACAGTGCAAGGAAGACATGGATAAACCAGAATGACTCCATTAAAGTGCCAGAATCGTCATTGAAGAATTGCAGTATGAGAAGATGCTAAAAGAGTAAAGGTTAGTAATGTTTAGTCCAGAGAAAAACACCTGTGTGGGTCTCAACAATGTATGATCACCCAAGTTTTGATGAGACAAGGAAAGACAGAGATAGTGTCTGCTCAGTGGCATCAAGTGATAAGAGGCAATGAGCACAAATTAAAATACAAGAAGTTCCACTTAAATGTGGAGAAAACCTGTTAAGCTGCTAACCTGCTTTAGTGTTCATGTTGTCAAACACTGCAATAGAGAGACTGCCCAGAGAGCTTGTGGATCTCCATTGTTGAGGGAGTCAAACCCAGCAGGACACCATCCTGAGCAACTCAATGTATATGACCTTGGTCTGAGCAAGGGTTTGAACTGTGTGGTCCCCAGAGCTCCCTTCCATGATGCTTTGGTCATCCTGCACCAAGGAGTAGAGCTGAGCACAGGATACCAGGCTGTCTGATGTGACCCAGCTGAACTTGGCACACGATCAGAGGGGATTGCTCCCCACATCTCAGATTATAAGATAGTAAGCTGATCTAAAGACTTGCTCTATTTAACACCCATGTTCCTTGGCTTccaccccctgtccccaggccatGCTTGTAACTGCAATCACCTACATTCAATGGCATCCCAGCTGCATTCTTCTTCTCTGGGCACAGGGCCATACAAGTGACCCAGGAGTCAATAtcacagctcttgctgccagTGGATTCCCTGTCTAGGAGGGGATAGCCAGGTACACATCTGACAGCATTTGCTGGTGTGCCACAACATTGTTCTAAGCCCTGCACCTATTAGAATCATCACTGGCTTCATCTGGAGACAatcagcccctgccatggaTATGCAGAGACAAAGCAAGGTAGATCACAAAAATTCAGGTTGTCCTGGTGCATCAAGTCTTGCCCTCCTGTCCTAGTGGCAGCAATGCTAGTGGAAATTCTGGAAATTATGCAAATGATGTTAAAAGTATTTCTCTGTAGTTGCTGCTTCTTGTAACTTGTTCATAAAATAGTAGATTCAGGCAACTGAGATGTGTATGAGTGTTTGATATTAAGAAAAAGTAGGTTCAGTTTGAGGAAAATGGGTTTGAATCTAACCAGAGTGATCAGATAGtcatgaataataataagtcaCGTGTAAAACATATTCAGTAAAGTGTCCAGTAAAACTAGTTTCGACATCATACTAATCTCTAAAATTATAATGTGTGAGTCATGGCCCTTAGATGATCTTAACCTTTACTAGAGGATACCCTGCTTTGTATTCAGCAGCATAAACAACTGAGCAAGGACCTGTGCAGACCTGGTGAATACAACAGGACCCTTTTGAATTCACTGTAAgtaatgttttgggttttttttttaatgtggaaaaatgttcaaaaattatattcaggagaaaaatttttGAATGTTCAACTGAGAAATTATTATGTTCATATTCAAGTTTTGGCCTAAAATTTCTTGGATTGTTTAATtatgattttgggtttttttaaatagaaaagtCCTCTGTGAGATTGGCACATTCGTACAGCATGACTCTGCTTAGGAAAACTGCATTTCTAAGTGTCTTAAATTAAGTACATTGATAATAATAACAAATGTAGGGcgtgaaatgaaatgaaatgaaatgaaagtgGGGTCTTAAGGATTGCTCTCTAAAGCATCTGgagagcattaaaaaaaagaaactgggTAAAAGAATTAGTGTATGAGTGATGGTGGGAGAAGTCACAAACAAATCAGAGCTTGAATTTAAACATGTTCTACATATGAAAGTGCACTGTCTGAAAGTGGTTTGTCAGGGGTTCAGGCCCTTCCTAGCCATAGCAGTATTTCCATGACCATGATATTCAGAGTGTGAATTAAGGAGTATTTACAGCATCTATTTCTAAAGCCAAGATCAGCATTCTGAGTTCTCTGGGTTTTGGAGAAACCAAACGATGGAAAGTGGAGAACAAAAATGTGGGATCATGGTGGGAGCTGATAAGGATTCAGAGCTTTTACAACACAGAGGCTGTATTCTCAGTGCAAGTCAAAAACCTCAGATATTTTTCTCCTAGAGAGAGGTTTGTTTTATAAAAGTTTTGGTAGGTCAAATGATGACATATCACAGGAGGATGTTTTGGATTTCTGGATATTCCACAGCTTTACTTCTCTCTATTGACAGAAGTTATTGAACCAATTGTAATACAGTATTAATTTCTAGAGGTGAAAGTATTGCCATAGATATGGAATGAATGGTTTCCATGCTTTGGAAAAGGCTTTCCTGTTCTATCTGTATTTTTTTAGTGTCTTTGTTCCTCCAGAATTTACTCACTCATCTTCACTTTTAACCATTGTAAACTTCTACGCCAAAtcagccttttctttctttctgatgATAAATACAATATTACTCTAGagtttctctaattttttttttacttttttttttttttccaaattttgttCTTAGGTGATTTGATTCAGTCACTGGGCTGGGCATGCCTTTGTATGCAGCAGGCACACTTATTTCCTTTCGGTGCTCTATGTATTACTCATTTTCCCTGTCTTTGTAAGCAGCACTGTATTCTCAGGGTTTTGATAACATCCTGATTGCTGTTTCTTTCGTTATTTTTGTGGaagttgcttttttcttttagttgtGCTCAACTGCTCAAGCTTTATGATATCACCATAAATGTTCATCACTTCCTCATAGACAAGTGCATTTGCATTCTCTTAGGTGCCTGCATATGGGTTTTTATGCAGCACAGTCAAAGATGTATGTTTTAATTTTCACAGAAGAGGTATATTgtgcttttcttctgctttgaTTTTTCATCAGTTAAATTTCTAAATTTAACTGATTAGCCTTGACTGTCTCCCTTACTTTCTTCTCTATAAACCTGTGCTTTTGACTCTTTCATCACTTAAAGCCACATTGAAAACagaatattgggaaaaaaaacagtttaaaatGAATTGTAGCTTAACTTTAATGAGGGCGTATTTGGAATTACCTCATCCCTCTTTgactttaatttttattatttcataacCTCTTCAGTAGGTTGAGCAATTTTCCAGAGTCTGCTTCCTTGAAATAGAAAGCTCATTTCCCCCAATTCAAACATCTCGGAGTCACTGGTGCTAAGTTAACTCTGTATAGTGAAGGGATTGATGTATTGCTAAACACAAGGTGAATAGATTTGTAAGCAAATGTAACTTTTCTTCTATTACAGAATCAGAGAAATATGAAGATGTTGGTTTCCCTGTGTTTTTTACTTGTTGGAATCCTTTCCAACAGTTACTGCTATGAGCCTTATCCACAAGGGGTAAGAAACCAGAACCCAAGAGcacaagaaaaccaaaatatgcCATGGCAGAATGTAAGGAACAGTGTTTGTCGATTTGCATGTTGTTTCTACAAAGATATTTCTTCTCGTGAAAACAACGGAAACGTTTTCTTCTCTCCTTTGAGCATCTCAACCGCCTTTGCAATGCTGACTCTGGGTGCCAGATCAGACACCCTGACACAGATTCTTAGGGTCCTTTGCTTTAACCCTCGTCAGATTTCTGAAAATGAGATACATGAAGGTTATCGTCAACTCATGCAAGTGGTAAACAGAAGGAATGCTGGGCTACAGTTGAATATGGGAAATGTTCTGTTTGTGCTTGATCGACTGAAGCCACAAGAAAGATTTTTAAGTAATCTCAGAAACTTCTATGAAGGAGAAGCTTATCCTATGAACTTCAAGCAGTCTAGTCAAGCCCAGATAAAGATCAATGAATATGTAGCAAGAAGAACAAATGGAAAAATCAGGGACCTCATAAATAACCTAGATCCACTTACTGAAATTCTCCTTATTAGCTATATTTATTTTAACGGTAAGTTATACATATCATGTTCTTCTACTCCATAAATTATTTCCTCAGGTCAGTTTTAAACTCAATCATTTTTTGCAATATGGTTTTGCAGGTGGAGTCATATCTTTCCCTTTTTGTCCTCACTTGTATTTAATTAGAAACAAAGCTATTGGAAATTATGTTCTACTTGACACTGATAACTCTTAGCAAAATGTATGGCAaattttcccatatttttaatatatgaaCTTCTTTCCCTCAGAAAATTGCGTGAAATACACGTTGAGGAAGGCACCTCTAGGCAGTAAAGCATCTAATCCTATACAGTCTACTATGATTCAAGCACTTTCTTGAGATCCATTTCTGTGAATTTCAATCCAGCTGGTTTTTTTGTTCAGCAAGTTCAGAGTTAAATGCAAATAATGCtattaaaggaaaaattagCGTCTCATCAAACAGAATATGTTTAGAGAACAGTTTTGCTGTTACTGTGTATGTTTATGTATGGAAAACTAAACAACCTACAATAGCATTAGTTTCACACTCATGGTCTCCTTATTTTTTTACTAACTATGCCTTTGCGGATAGCTTGTCTGTAGTCCTGGTGTGTCTAGAGGCATAGGtttcaaccttttttttttgatttgcAGATTCTAATATTTTCCAGTGGAGAGATGGACCCACCAGTATCAAATACAAGCCTATTGACAATAAGCTTGTTTTTCTTAATTAACTTGTGCAGTCTGCTTAGATACAGTCTTCAGATGTTCCCAGAGCTTTTCAGACTTCTGATCTAATGAGAAGAAGAGGATCAAGGCTGTAAGGCTCAATCAGTGGTCTAATAACAGATATTGCATCTTATTTCAAACTTTCTATTTCTTACAGATTATATGCTGAAAGCAAAGTATTTGTAGtcagaaaaataatataatgtaatttaTCTgataaaaatatcatcaagctTTTTAATTGAAATGGAGCTGGCATATTagataaatttttaaaagaaaagctatCCTTTTAGAACCTGGATGCTTGCACTTTCCAATGTGAGGCTTCCCCTGAAAATAATTAAGAACtatatttctattttgttttgctttccatCTGCATCTCTGCTCCTTGTATTAATGTCTGAAGATTTGGCACAACTAAATGGAGCTAATTGAAATACAG is a window from the Zonotrichia albicollis isolate bZonAlb1 chromosome 6, bZonAlb1.hap1, whole genome shotgun sequence genome containing:
- the LOC102068558 gene encoding alpha-1-antiproteinase F-like; amino-acid sequence: MKMLVSLCFLLVGILSNSYCYEPYPQGVRNQNPRAQENQNMPWQNVRNSVCRFACCFYKDISSRENNGNVFFSPLSISTAFAMLTLGARSDTLTQILRVLCFNPRQISENEIHEGYRQLMQVVNRRNAGLQLNMGNVLFVLDRLKPQERFLSNLRNFYEGEAYPMNFKQSSQAQIKINEYVARRTNGKIRDLINNLDPLTEILLISYIYFNAEWEKPFDPKYTKMSKFFVDGTKVVEVPMMFGIGLFKHGYDEQLSSTVVQMDYKGGASAFFILPDRGRMRKLEKRLSCEHLSRWSSLVTKSSVNLYLPKFTLYGTYNLKDILYKMGIMDLFTDKADLSGITGQPQHRISQAIHKAVVKVDETGTEAAAATGMEIVPMSVPITVRFDRPFLMVINMENTILFMGKIVNPLKRN